The window GAAGTATTGTGACAAGCGGAGCGCGGGCGCGTGTGCACGTTACCTTGTCCAGAGATGGAACGAGCAGGCCTCTCCATTTGGCGGCGTTGTCATCGCTGAAGAAGTCGTACTGCTGCTGGGCCGCCTGCATGATGGGGGCGGGAGGGCTTGGGGGGGCTGCTTTACCTGGACGGCTGCCGAGCGGCGGTACCGGCGGAGCGGGGAGCCTCGGCACATCCAGCCGAAAGCATCCTCCGCGCCCGCCAAGTCGTGACGCCGCGAGCTAGCCGTTAGCCGGCGGCGGCTAATTGGACGCTCTGACCGCTAGCCGCTCCATGCTAACCGCTTGCTTCTAGACGGGTTCGCCTGCTTGCCTGCTTGCCTGcttgctagctaggtagctaggtagcgggcgggcgggcggcagCCATCCGGTCGCTACCCGGTTACCTGACTCGGCGGCACCGGGGAAGGTTCGGAACGAGGAGCGACCGCGCCGGCGGACACTTCCCGGGgaaagatgaggaggaggagggcgcaCACAAGTGTCTTCGTCGGAGCCTCCGCTCGTCCGGTTCTGGTCAGCGGATCCCGTCCGAGCAACCGGCGGTGATGTGGAAGCTTTCGGTTGTCTACTCccgtcactgtgtgtgtgtgtgtgttatcgtGACTGCATGTAGCTAGTCGACGGTGGAGGAGCTGCGCATGCGCAAATACGTCATGACGCTAAGGGGCAGTGCTGTGACAagtagccctggatgcagaCCGCAGCAGTTACTCTGGTGTAAGCACGGGAAGATGCtgtcaaaatgtttctttttttcacgcacacacgcacacacgcacggtcTCCCCAGCGGTAAAGCGAACCCACGCCGCCTGCACCGAAGACAAGTGACCACTCGGAGCCCAACTGTCAAAACTTTGAATTGTGTTTTCAGTGGCCTGACATTtctttaaatagatttttaatttcaatttttaatGTTGTTCATCTTTATTACTGCCATTTTGTTGATGTGTGTTGCCTTCCATATGTACATTccattttgttaaataaaaagcGCAAAAGGAAGAGGGCAGACCATAGAAACAAGGGAAATAGGATGctgcccctggtggccaacGCGGCTACTACACCAGTAAGAAGCGTTTTTTggatttgtaaataattgcaACTCATTACAACTGCCatgaaaaatactttaaaaataaaaatctgaggataaaaaaactacaaataagtGCACTGGAGGGGTTCCGTATATAACAGGTTATAGGTTCTTCCTAAAAAGCTCTGCAAGATCAATTCTCGCGGGATTTGTGTGTTGCTAAACATCTTGGCCTAGCCCGTTGATTTGCTTCGAGCtgaccaatcacaaagcaacggtgtgtttgggggcgggatatgcaagCTGTGACGTAAATAAGGGGAGGATGCAAAATGCAAATAATAAGGGTGAGGGGGTGTAGAATCAAAGCCTTTACCCGCAGATTTACATTGCAAAAACTATCACTCAATGCCTTGATGCCGTCTGTGCCAATCATCAAGGTAACAGACTCAGCTTGTTTAAAAGGGGGGACTCAGTTGAGCAAAACAAGgcgtgatgacattttcatctgttgccgtgattggtcccAACAACATTGATTGGTCGCCGTGCACAAGCTGTAGGACATCACGAAAAGTCCATTTCAAAAGTTCAAGAAAGCAAAGCACTCTCATCTCTAGTATGCAAAACCTCGTGATGAAAATTGTTGCAGAAAATTCTCCAGATTGTCcacatgcacacaaatacacacgctGTTGAAacgttgatttatttttcattttcaccaaACAAGTTGTTTGCAGCagctgtatttatttacatcgGCGTGAACACGAAATCGGCTCACGTGAAGAAGAAAATTGCAGAAATAAAAACTAGACAGCAgcgccttgagatatgagtgagcCGTTGGAGCCGCGAGCCGCCGCTCGACCCATTTTGTTGCTTCGACTTGACATACGAGCGCTGTTGGAGAACGCAACTAACTGACTTTGGCAGGAATTCTTCCAAAAAGAGCTTTCAAGATGGCCACTCTCGGCAGATGTTTCCTACAAAAGTCAAATTCACATGACACTTCGCCACTTGTGGATGCTAACAGACAACAGAAAacgccattgacatgctaacgttagcattgCCATTTTGGAAGGAGGAGACTTTTCCTGAGCCTGAAAATCTGGAAATCACCACGGCGGCATCAAGCGCATTTCTGAGGACAGTGGAATGAAACAATCAGCCAAGGCGACGTCACAGAAGCCACTTGGAGAAGCCAAGAAGCAAAGCGTCGCCGCGGACGCTGATTTGTGGTCATCCCAAAATGTGCGAAATGCCGAATGAAACAAACGAGCGTCTCTCCCGCGCGCCATTTGCAGAAATGGAGAAATTTGGCATTTCTGCAGACGAGCGCCAAATCGACTCGTCCAGCAACCGACCAAATGTGTCCACCTTGTTGGACGGCCTGAAGGACATCGCAGCCGGGATGGCTCGCAACCTTTTCCGTTTCAAAAGAAGGAACTTACAAATTTCAATCAAGTGGAATTGTCATGAAATGGAGCTTTTTTTCTAATGCTGATTGCTACAATAGAAACTCACTTTTTTTCCGTTGAAAGAAGGCAGTCGAATCTTTCTTTCGCCACATTTGTCCACATttaaatagaacacaatattttgcgggccttgcaaaaacgCCAGTAAAACGGCTGCGATTGAGGACGTTGCTCCCATGAAAATGGCGGCCATTAACTGTGCTTTATAAATACATTGGATTGGATTTGtagcatatattttttcaatcatATCGGACGCGTCTTCACGATGGCTCGAATGAAatgattttggggggggggaatgtttGGTCAtctttttgcttcaatttgtgGTTTATTTTGGCCACCGCCAGGGGGCAGCATCATACACACAAAGACAGACGGAGAAGAGTTTTCCAATCCACTCACCAAGTTGCGTTTCACCAACGTTAGCGTGTGAAGTGACGCGTTGCCTCACGCAAGCGCTTTGTTAGCCCGTCGATGGTGTTTTGCATGagctgttagcatgaagctaagtGGACGTCAACGCTCTGCCACCATGCTTTGCTCAATCCATCTCAAGTTTGCGCGAGGACGGCTCGAATCCGCACAAAGTCGCAAGCGGGACCactcgcgtctccaattgcccGACTTGAACCTCCCGACCGACTCCAAGTGCTGTGAAAAGACATCGAGAGCGCTCAAGGGAAGGCGGGCGCAACTGCGTGTGCGTCTAATCGAAGGAGCTGAAATTCGTGTGTCGCTCGCATTTCTTGACGCGTCGGGCCTGACCCGTTGAAGGCTCAGCTCGACTGACGACTGGCACACAAACTGTGGAGATTTACAACTAGCGGGGCGGGGTCTATTTACATGATTGACGGGATGCAACTTGACAGGCCAGTCTGCTACTTGCAAATGCTGCCAAACGGCAACTGAATTGACGGACCCGGAAGTCAAACAGCGCCCTCTGCTGTCCACTGGAAAAGCACCAGTTgggcaaaatgtttgtttttacagccacgACGGACGAGCGGACTTTTTGCAGCTCCCAAACTTTTGCACGTATTTCTTAAACATTTCTCGGACATCTTTGCATGCGTGACACACTTTGATTGATTTTGTCTGCAAATGATCGCTTACGGCAGCCTTAATTATTAGCGGAAGCTTTTTGAAATCTTGCATCCCTCAGCGTGTGTTTCTACAGCgttttgtgttgtttgcttGAACTTTTCCACGTTTGTATTTACAAGCTGTTTTCAAAAAATAGGCTTTCAAATGTGACCCGAGCGCGTTCGGTTACCATGCCAACCGTGCAATTCAAACAAACATCACCTGGACTTCACGACGGCAGGCACGAcggcgggcgggcggggggagtgtgtgtgtgtgtgtgtgtgtgggggggggggggggggggggggggttgcttcagaCGGCGTCGGCGCGGACGGCTTTGTCGCGGGGGGGCCCCGAGCGGCCGAGGAGCGGGAAGGCGGCGCCCAGGGACCCCGACGCCACGCTGAGACCCAGGCTGGCCCACGCCAGACCCACCGACCAGCCGTAGCCGTGGTCCACGTCGTCCGGCAGGCCGTAGATGAAGGGGGGCTTCCTGGAAAGGTCGTAGGTCACGCTGGTCGCGTACGTGCACAGAGAGATGGTGCAGAAGATTCCTGAAGGCAAAAGCAAGCCAGCGACACGCACGCGCGGGAGTCAGAAGCGCTCGTCTTGTCGCAATGAGGCGCCGCCGCCAGCAGGGGGCGCACGAAAAACGCAATAAACGCTTGCACAATAAAcagctgtcaaaatgtattgaatAAGAATTGAAAATCAATCAAGCCGATAATTGAGTCCTCATTTAGAGCCattgtttcatttcaaattgtccaaatgctccccaaatatttttttgatcttattatttgatttattgatgAAATGATTGATAGCATA of the Vanacampus margaritifer isolate UIUO_Vmar chromosome 7, RoL_Vmar_1.0, whole genome shotgun sequence genome contains:
- the tmem178a gene encoding transmembrane protein 178A isoform X2, whose translation is MTAGFLGMAAAVLLCGSIVTAVGFFWEGRLTRHVAGLLFFMAGIFCTISLCTYATSVTYDLSRKPPFIYGLPDDVDHGYGWSVGLAWASLGLSVASGSLGAAFPLLGRSGPPRDKAVRADAV